From the Conger conger chromosome 14, fConCon1.1, whole genome shotgun sequence genome, one window contains:
- the LOC133109887 gene encoding calsyntenin-1 isoform X1 — MRPDCFKNGMYCRRYKPPSSIMGLVLGIICVVEAAKVNKHKPWIETTYHGIVTENDDNVLLDPPLIALDKDAPLRYAESFEVTFTNEGEICGFRIHGQNVPFEAVVLDKSTGEGVIRAKEKLDCELQKEHTFTIQAYDCGEGPDGENMKKSHKATVHVQVNDVNEYSPVFKEKSYKATVIEGKTYDSILRVEAVDADCSFQFSQICSYEIVTPDVPFTVDKEGFIKNTENLNYSKERMYKLSVTAYDCGKNRASEDVLVKVDIKPTCKPGWQGWSKRVEYEPGTGSLSLFPSMHLETCEEPITSIQANIELETSHIGKGCDRETYSEKSLHMLCGASSGTVELLPAPSSSANWTLGLPTDNGHDSDQVYEFNGTQAIKVPEGVVSTSLKEPFTVSVWMRHGPGAKEKETILCSSDKTEMSRHHYSLYMHNCRLIFLLRQDPSESETYKPAEFHWKLDQVCDKEWHHYMLNIEVPTVTLFVDGVSFDPFLVTEDYPLHASKIETQLTIGACWQDNSGHDSDNETEFETLTGGSAQMSQYFRGNLAGLMIRSGKLEKKRVIDCLYTCKEGLDVELPEEVGTTVKVQFNPSQSSLTLEGDNIESFEKVMQHVSYVNSRQFPTPGIRRLRISTTVKCLNEGSCVSVPDVEGYVMVLQPEEPKISLSGIDHFARGAPEFESPEGVTLFPELRIVSTITREVEAEGESEDDPTVQESVVSEEIMHNLDTCEVTAVGEELDGEHESLEVDLAQIQQHGLEMSFSNMGLIITGVNTMPNYEEVLHLIRYRNWHTEALFDRKFKLVCSELNGRYISNTFKVEVNVIHTANPMEHANNAMMQPQFISPVHHGSMDLSGHTLANSHQASVVPSAATIVIVVCVSFLVFVIILGVFRIRSAHQRTVRDQENGKESEMDWDDSALTITVNPMETYEDQHSSEEEEEEESEDGEEEDDITSAESESSEDEEGGEPEDQQAASRQQQLEWDDSTLTY, encoded by the exons AGAGTTTTGAAGTGACCTTCACCAACGAAG GTGAGATTTGTGGCTTCAGGATTCACGGGCAGAACGTCCCGTTCGAGGCGGTGGTGTTGGACAAGTCCACGGGGGAGGGAGTGATTCGGGCCAAGGAGAAGCTGGACTGTGAGCTGCAGAAGGAGCACACCTTCACCATCCAGGCCTATGACTGTGGAGAGGGTCCTGATGGAGAGAACATGAAGAAGTCCCACAA GGCCACAGTCCACGTCCAGGTGAACGACGTGAACGAGTACTCGCCCGTGTTCAAGGAGAAGTCGTACAAAGCCACGGTGATCGAGGGCAAGACCTACGACAGCATCCTGCGAGTGGAGGCCGTGGATGCAGACTGCTCCTTCCAGTTCAGCCAGATCTGCAGCTACGAGATCGTCACCCCCGACGTGCCCTTCACCGTCGACAAGGAAG GCTTCATCAAGAACACTGAGAATCTGAACTACAGTAAAGAGCGAATGTACAAGCTGTCGGTGACGGCCTACGACTGCGGAAAGAACCGGGCCTCCGAGGACGTGCTGGTGAAGGTCGACATCAAGCCCACCTGTAAACCCGGCTGGCAAG GATGGAGCAAGAGGGTGGAATATGAGCCTGGAACAGGAAGTCTGTCActgtttcccagcatgcacctggaGACCTGTGAGGAGCCGATCACCTCAATCCAAGCCAATATTGAACTGGAGACCAGCCACATTGGAAAGGGCTGTGATCGAGAGACTTACTCTGAGAAGTCCCTGCACATGCTCTGTG GTGCGAGCTCTGGAACCGTGGAGCTCCTTCCCGCCCCCAGCAGCTCAGCCAATTGGACGCTGGGCCTGCCCACGGACAACGGCCACGACAGCGACCAGGTCTACGAGTTCAACGGCACCCAGGCCATCAAGGTCCCCGAGGGGGTGGTGAGCACCAGCCTTAAGGAGCCCTTCACCGTCTCCGTGTGGATGAGGCACGGTCCAGGCGCCAAGGAGAAGGAGACCATCCTCTGCAGCTCCGACAAAACAG AGATGAGCCGACATCACTACTCGCTCTACATGCACAACTGCCGACTGATATTCCTCCTGCGCCAGGACCCGTCCGAGTCTGAGACCTACAAACCAGCCGAGTTCCACTGGAAACTGGACCAG GTTTGTGACAAAGAGTGGCATCACTATATGCTGAACATCGAGGTCCCCACCGTGACACTGTTTGTTGATGGTGTCTCTTTCGACCCCTTCCTGGTCACAGAGGACTACCCCCTACATGCCTCCAAAATTGAGACACAGCTTACCATTGGTGCATGCTGGCAAG ACAATTCAGGACATGACAGTGACAATGAGACAGAGTTTGAAACTTTGACAG GGGGCAGCGCTCAGATGTCTCAGTATTTCCGGGGGAACTTGGCTGGCCTGATGATCAGGTCTGGAAAGCTGGAGAAGAAGAGGGTGATTGACTGCTTGTACACCTGTAAGGAAGGCCTGGACGTGGAGCTCCCAGAGGAAGTGGGCACCACCGTCAAG GTGCAGTTTAACCCCAGCCAGTCATCTCTGACCCTGGAGGGGGATAACATCGAGAGCTTTGAGAAAGTAATGCAGCACGTCTCCTACGTCAACTCCAGACAGTTCCCCACGCCCGGCATCCGCCGCCTCCGCATCTCCACTACTGTCAA GTGTTTGAATGAGGGCTCGTGTGTCTCGGTGCCAGACGTGGAGGGGTACGTGATGGTCCTGCAGCCCGAGGAGCCGAAGATCAGCCTGAGCGGCATCGACCACTTCGCCCGGGGCGCGCCCGAGTTCGAGAGCCCCGAGGGCGTGACCCTGTTCCCTGAGCTGCGCATCGTCAGCACCATCACCCGCGAGGTGGAGGCCGAGGGGGAGAGCGAGGACGACCCCACAG TGCAAGAGTCAGTGGTGTCAGAGGAGATCATGCACAACCTGGACACGTGCGAGGTGACGGCGGTGGGGGAGGAGCTGGACGGCGAACACGAGAGCCTGGAGGTGGACCTGGCACAGATCCAGCAGCACGGGCTGGAGATGAGCTTCTCAAACATGGGCCTCATCATCACAG GTGTCAACACAATGCCCAACTATGAGGAAGTTCTGCATCTCATCCGCTACAGGAACTGGCACACCGAGGCCCTCTTTGACAGGAAGTTCAAGCTGGTGTGCTCCGAGCTCAATGGCCGTTACATCAGCAACACTTTCAAGGTTGAG GTCAATGTGATCCACACTGCCAACCCCATGGAACACGCCAACAATGCCATGATGCAGCCACAGTTCATCAGTCCCGTTCACCACGGCTCCATGGACCTGTCGGGACACACCCTGGCCAATTCTCACCAGGCCTCAG TGGTTCCCAGCGCTGCCACCATCGTCATCGTGGTGTGTGTCAGCTTCCTGGTGTTCGTGATCATCCTGGGCGTGTTCAGGATCCGCTCTGCCCACCAGCGCACGGTGAGGGACCAGGAGAACGGCAAGGAGAGCGAGATGGACTGGGACGACTCTGCCCTCACCATCACCGTCAACCCCATGGAG ACATATGAGGATCAGCAcagcagtgaggaagaggaggaggaagagagcgagGACGGCGAGGAGGAGGATGACATCACCAGCGCAGAGTCGGAGAGCAGCGAGGATGAGGAGGGTGGGGAGCCAGAGGACCAGCAGGCCGCAAGCAGACAGCAACAGCTGGAGTGGGACGACTCGACACTCACCTACTGA
- the LOC133109887 gene encoding calsyntenin-1 isoform X4 → MRPDCFKNGMYCRRYKPPSSIMGLVLGIICVVEAAKVNKHKPWIETTYHGIVTENDDNVLLDPPLIALDKDAPLRYAGEICGFRIHGQNVPFEAVVLDKSTGEGVIRAKEKLDCELQKEHTFTIQAYDCGEGPDGENMKKSHKATVHVQVNDVNEYSPVFKEKSYKATVIEGKTYDSILRVEAVDADCSFQFSQICSYEIVTPDVPFTVDKEGFIKNTENLNYSKERMYKLSVTAYDCGKNRASEDVLVKVDIKPTCKPGWQGWSKRVEYEPGTGSLSLFPSMHLETCEEPITSIQANIELETSHIGKGCDRETYSEKSLHMLCGASSGTVELLPAPSSSANWTLGLPTDNGHDSDQVYEFNGTQAIKVPEGVVSTSLKEPFTVSVWMRHGPGAKEKETILCSSDKTEMSRHHYSLYMHNCRLIFLLRQDPSESETYKPAEFHWKLDQVCDKEWHHYMLNIEVPTVTLFVDGVSFDPFLVTEDYPLHASKIETQLTIGACWQGGSAQMSQYFRGNLAGLMIRSGKLEKKRVIDCLYTCKEGLDVELPEEVGTTVKVQFNPSQSSLTLEGDNIESFEKVMQHVSYVNSRQFPTPGIRRLRISTTVKCLNEGSCVSVPDVEGYVMVLQPEEPKISLSGIDHFARGAPEFESPEGVTLFPELRIVSTITREVEAEGESEDDPTVQESVVSEEIMHNLDTCEVTAVGEELDGEHESLEVDLAQIQQHGLEMSFSNMGLIITGVNTMPNYEEVLHLIRYRNWHTEALFDRKFKLVCSELNGRYISNTFKVEVNVIHTANPMEHANNAMMQPQFISPVHHGSMDLSGHTLANSHQASVVPSAATIVIVVCVSFLVFVIILGVFRIRSAHQRTVRDQENGKESEMDWDDSALTITVNPMETYEDQHSSEEEEEEESEDGEEEDDITSAESESSEDEEGGEPEDQQAASRQQQLEWDDSTLTY, encoded by the exons GTGAGATTTGTGGCTTCAGGATTCACGGGCAGAACGTCCCGTTCGAGGCGGTGGTGTTGGACAAGTCCACGGGGGAGGGAGTGATTCGGGCCAAGGAGAAGCTGGACTGTGAGCTGCAGAAGGAGCACACCTTCACCATCCAGGCCTATGACTGTGGAGAGGGTCCTGATGGAGAGAACATGAAGAAGTCCCACAA GGCCACAGTCCACGTCCAGGTGAACGACGTGAACGAGTACTCGCCCGTGTTCAAGGAGAAGTCGTACAAAGCCACGGTGATCGAGGGCAAGACCTACGACAGCATCCTGCGAGTGGAGGCCGTGGATGCAGACTGCTCCTTCCAGTTCAGCCAGATCTGCAGCTACGAGATCGTCACCCCCGACGTGCCCTTCACCGTCGACAAGGAAG GCTTCATCAAGAACACTGAGAATCTGAACTACAGTAAAGAGCGAATGTACAAGCTGTCGGTGACGGCCTACGACTGCGGAAAGAACCGGGCCTCCGAGGACGTGCTGGTGAAGGTCGACATCAAGCCCACCTGTAAACCCGGCTGGCAAG GATGGAGCAAGAGGGTGGAATATGAGCCTGGAACAGGAAGTCTGTCActgtttcccagcatgcacctggaGACCTGTGAGGAGCCGATCACCTCAATCCAAGCCAATATTGAACTGGAGACCAGCCACATTGGAAAGGGCTGTGATCGAGAGACTTACTCTGAGAAGTCCCTGCACATGCTCTGTG GTGCGAGCTCTGGAACCGTGGAGCTCCTTCCCGCCCCCAGCAGCTCAGCCAATTGGACGCTGGGCCTGCCCACGGACAACGGCCACGACAGCGACCAGGTCTACGAGTTCAACGGCACCCAGGCCATCAAGGTCCCCGAGGGGGTGGTGAGCACCAGCCTTAAGGAGCCCTTCACCGTCTCCGTGTGGATGAGGCACGGTCCAGGCGCCAAGGAGAAGGAGACCATCCTCTGCAGCTCCGACAAAACAG AGATGAGCCGACATCACTACTCGCTCTACATGCACAACTGCCGACTGATATTCCTCCTGCGCCAGGACCCGTCCGAGTCTGAGACCTACAAACCAGCCGAGTTCCACTGGAAACTGGACCAG GTTTGTGACAAAGAGTGGCATCACTATATGCTGAACATCGAGGTCCCCACCGTGACACTGTTTGTTGATGGTGTCTCTTTCGACCCCTTCCTGGTCACAGAGGACTACCCCCTACATGCCTCCAAAATTGAGACACAGCTTACCATTGGTGCATGCTGGCAAG GGGGCAGCGCTCAGATGTCTCAGTATTTCCGGGGGAACTTGGCTGGCCTGATGATCAGGTCTGGAAAGCTGGAGAAGAAGAGGGTGATTGACTGCTTGTACACCTGTAAGGAAGGCCTGGACGTGGAGCTCCCAGAGGAAGTGGGCACCACCGTCAAG GTGCAGTTTAACCCCAGCCAGTCATCTCTGACCCTGGAGGGGGATAACATCGAGAGCTTTGAGAAAGTAATGCAGCACGTCTCCTACGTCAACTCCAGACAGTTCCCCACGCCCGGCATCCGCCGCCTCCGCATCTCCACTACTGTCAA GTGTTTGAATGAGGGCTCGTGTGTCTCGGTGCCAGACGTGGAGGGGTACGTGATGGTCCTGCAGCCCGAGGAGCCGAAGATCAGCCTGAGCGGCATCGACCACTTCGCCCGGGGCGCGCCCGAGTTCGAGAGCCCCGAGGGCGTGACCCTGTTCCCTGAGCTGCGCATCGTCAGCACCATCACCCGCGAGGTGGAGGCCGAGGGGGAGAGCGAGGACGACCCCACAG TGCAAGAGTCAGTGGTGTCAGAGGAGATCATGCACAACCTGGACACGTGCGAGGTGACGGCGGTGGGGGAGGAGCTGGACGGCGAACACGAGAGCCTGGAGGTGGACCTGGCACAGATCCAGCAGCACGGGCTGGAGATGAGCTTCTCAAACATGGGCCTCATCATCACAG GTGTCAACACAATGCCCAACTATGAGGAAGTTCTGCATCTCATCCGCTACAGGAACTGGCACACCGAGGCCCTCTTTGACAGGAAGTTCAAGCTGGTGTGCTCCGAGCTCAATGGCCGTTACATCAGCAACACTTTCAAGGTTGAG GTCAATGTGATCCACACTGCCAACCCCATGGAACACGCCAACAATGCCATGATGCAGCCACAGTTCATCAGTCCCGTTCACCACGGCTCCATGGACCTGTCGGGACACACCCTGGCCAATTCTCACCAGGCCTCAG TGGTTCCCAGCGCTGCCACCATCGTCATCGTGGTGTGTGTCAGCTTCCTGGTGTTCGTGATCATCCTGGGCGTGTTCAGGATCCGCTCTGCCCACCAGCGCACGGTGAGGGACCAGGAGAACGGCAAGGAGAGCGAGATGGACTGGGACGACTCTGCCCTCACCATCACCGTCAACCCCATGGAG ACATATGAGGATCAGCAcagcagtgaggaagaggaggaggaagagagcgagGACGGCGAGGAGGAGGATGACATCACCAGCGCAGAGTCGGAGAGCAGCGAGGATGAGGAGGGTGGGGAGCCAGAGGACCAGCAGGCCGCAAGCAGACAGCAACAGCTGGAGTGGGACGACTCGACACTCACCTACTGA
- the LOC133109887 gene encoding calsyntenin-1 isoform X2, with translation MYCRRYKPPSSIMGLVLGIICVVEAAKVNKHKPWIETTYHGIVTENDDNVLLDPPLIALDKDAPLRYAESFEVTFTNEGEICGFRIHGQNVPFEAVVLDKSTGEGVIRAKEKLDCELQKEHTFTIQAYDCGEGPDGENMKKSHKATVHVQVNDVNEYSPVFKEKSYKATVIEGKTYDSILRVEAVDADCSFQFSQICSYEIVTPDVPFTVDKEGFIKNTENLNYSKERMYKLSVTAYDCGKNRASEDVLVKVDIKPTCKPGWQGWSKRVEYEPGTGSLSLFPSMHLETCEEPITSIQANIELETSHIGKGCDRETYSEKSLHMLCGASSGTVELLPAPSSSANWTLGLPTDNGHDSDQVYEFNGTQAIKVPEGVVSTSLKEPFTVSVWMRHGPGAKEKETILCSSDKTEMSRHHYSLYMHNCRLIFLLRQDPSESETYKPAEFHWKLDQVCDKEWHHYMLNIEVPTVTLFVDGVSFDPFLVTEDYPLHASKIETQLTIGACWQDNSGHDSDNETEFETLTGGSAQMSQYFRGNLAGLMIRSGKLEKKRVIDCLYTCKEGLDVELPEEVGTTVKVQFNPSQSSLTLEGDNIESFEKVMQHVSYVNSRQFPTPGIRRLRISTTVKCLNEGSCVSVPDVEGYVMVLQPEEPKISLSGIDHFARGAPEFESPEGVTLFPELRIVSTITREVEAEGESEDDPTVQESVVSEEIMHNLDTCEVTAVGEELDGEHESLEVDLAQIQQHGLEMSFSNMGLIITGVNTMPNYEEVLHLIRYRNWHTEALFDRKFKLVCSELNGRYISNTFKVEVNVIHTANPMEHANNAMMQPQFISPVHHGSMDLSGHTLANSHQASVVPSAATIVIVVCVSFLVFVIILGVFRIRSAHQRTVRDQENGKESEMDWDDSALTITVNPMETYEDQHSSEEEEEEESEDGEEEDDITSAESESSEDEEGGEPEDQQAASRQQQLEWDDSTLTY, from the exons AGAGTTTTGAAGTGACCTTCACCAACGAAG GTGAGATTTGTGGCTTCAGGATTCACGGGCAGAACGTCCCGTTCGAGGCGGTGGTGTTGGACAAGTCCACGGGGGAGGGAGTGATTCGGGCCAAGGAGAAGCTGGACTGTGAGCTGCAGAAGGAGCACACCTTCACCATCCAGGCCTATGACTGTGGAGAGGGTCCTGATGGAGAGAACATGAAGAAGTCCCACAA GGCCACAGTCCACGTCCAGGTGAACGACGTGAACGAGTACTCGCCCGTGTTCAAGGAGAAGTCGTACAAAGCCACGGTGATCGAGGGCAAGACCTACGACAGCATCCTGCGAGTGGAGGCCGTGGATGCAGACTGCTCCTTCCAGTTCAGCCAGATCTGCAGCTACGAGATCGTCACCCCCGACGTGCCCTTCACCGTCGACAAGGAAG GCTTCATCAAGAACACTGAGAATCTGAACTACAGTAAAGAGCGAATGTACAAGCTGTCGGTGACGGCCTACGACTGCGGAAAGAACCGGGCCTCCGAGGACGTGCTGGTGAAGGTCGACATCAAGCCCACCTGTAAACCCGGCTGGCAAG GATGGAGCAAGAGGGTGGAATATGAGCCTGGAACAGGAAGTCTGTCActgtttcccagcatgcacctggaGACCTGTGAGGAGCCGATCACCTCAATCCAAGCCAATATTGAACTGGAGACCAGCCACATTGGAAAGGGCTGTGATCGAGAGACTTACTCTGAGAAGTCCCTGCACATGCTCTGTG GTGCGAGCTCTGGAACCGTGGAGCTCCTTCCCGCCCCCAGCAGCTCAGCCAATTGGACGCTGGGCCTGCCCACGGACAACGGCCACGACAGCGACCAGGTCTACGAGTTCAACGGCACCCAGGCCATCAAGGTCCCCGAGGGGGTGGTGAGCACCAGCCTTAAGGAGCCCTTCACCGTCTCCGTGTGGATGAGGCACGGTCCAGGCGCCAAGGAGAAGGAGACCATCCTCTGCAGCTCCGACAAAACAG AGATGAGCCGACATCACTACTCGCTCTACATGCACAACTGCCGACTGATATTCCTCCTGCGCCAGGACCCGTCCGAGTCTGAGACCTACAAACCAGCCGAGTTCCACTGGAAACTGGACCAG GTTTGTGACAAAGAGTGGCATCACTATATGCTGAACATCGAGGTCCCCACCGTGACACTGTTTGTTGATGGTGTCTCTTTCGACCCCTTCCTGGTCACAGAGGACTACCCCCTACATGCCTCCAAAATTGAGACACAGCTTACCATTGGTGCATGCTGGCAAG ACAATTCAGGACATGACAGTGACAATGAGACAGAGTTTGAAACTTTGACAG GGGGCAGCGCTCAGATGTCTCAGTATTTCCGGGGGAACTTGGCTGGCCTGATGATCAGGTCTGGAAAGCTGGAGAAGAAGAGGGTGATTGACTGCTTGTACACCTGTAAGGAAGGCCTGGACGTGGAGCTCCCAGAGGAAGTGGGCACCACCGTCAAG GTGCAGTTTAACCCCAGCCAGTCATCTCTGACCCTGGAGGGGGATAACATCGAGAGCTTTGAGAAAGTAATGCAGCACGTCTCCTACGTCAACTCCAGACAGTTCCCCACGCCCGGCATCCGCCGCCTCCGCATCTCCACTACTGTCAA GTGTTTGAATGAGGGCTCGTGTGTCTCGGTGCCAGACGTGGAGGGGTACGTGATGGTCCTGCAGCCCGAGGAGCCGAAGATCAGCCTGAGCGGCATCGACCACTTCGCCCGGGGCGCGCCCGAGTTCGAGAGCCCCGAGGGCGTGACCCTGTTCCCTGAGCTGCGCATCGTCAGCACCATCACCCGCGAGGTGGAGGCCGAGGGGGAGAGCGAGGACGACCCCACAG TGCAAGAGTCAGTGGTGTCAGAGGAGATCATGCACAACCTGGACACGTGCGAGGTGACGGCGGTGGGGGAGGAGCTGGACGGCGAACACGAGAGCCTGGAGGTGGACCTGGCACAGATCCAGCAGCACGGGCTGGAGATGAGCTTCTCAAACATGGGCCTCATCATCACAG GTGTCAACACAATGCCCAACTATGAGGAAGTTCTGCATCTCATCCGCTACAGGAACTGGCACACCGAGGCCCTCTTTGACAGGAAGTTCAAGCTGGTGTGCTCCGAGCTCAATGGCCGTTACATCAGCAACACTTTCAAGGTTGAG GTCAATGTGATCCACACTGCCAACCCCATGGAACACGCCAACAATGCCATGATGCAGCCACAGTTCATCAGTCCCGTTCACCACGGCTCCATGGACCTGTCGGGACACACCCTGGCCAATTCTCACCAGGCCTCAG TGGTTCCCAGCGCTGCCACCATCGTCATCGTGGTGTGTGTCAGCTTCCTGGTGTTCGTGATCATCCTGGGCGTGTTCAGGATCCGCTCTGCCCACCAGCGCACGGTGAGGGACCAGGAGAACGGCAAGGAGAGCGAGATGGACTGGGACGACTCTGCCCTCACCATCACCGTCAACCCCATGGAG ACATATGAGGATCAGCAcagcagtgaggaagaggaggaggaagagagcgagGACGGCGAGGAGGAGGATGACATCACCAGCGCAGAGTCGGAGAGCAGCGAGGATGAGGAGGGTGGGGAGCCAGAGGACCAGCAGGCCGCAAGCAGACAGCAACAGCTGGAGTGGGACGACTCGACACTCACCTACTGA
- the LOC133109887 gene encoding calsyntenin-1 isoform X3, which translates to MRPDCFKNGMYCRRYKPPSSIMGLVLGIICVVEAAKVNKHKPWIETTYHGIVTENDDNVLLDPPLIALDKDAPLRYAESFEVTFTNEGEICGFRIHGQNVPFEAVVLDKSTGEGVIRAKEKLDCELQKEHTFTIQAYDCGEGPDGENMKKSHKATVHVQVNDVNEYSPVFKEKSYKATVIEGKTYDSILRVEAVDADCSFQFSQICSYEIVTPDVPFTVDKEGFIKNTENLNYSKERMYKLSVTAYDCGKNRASEDVLVKVDIKPTCKPGWQGWSKRVEYEPGTGSLSLFPSMHLETCEEPITSIQANIELETSHIGKGCDRETYSEKSLHMLCGASSGTVELLPAPSSSANWTLGLPTDNGHDSDQVYEFNGTQAIKVPEGVVSTSLKEPFTVSVWMRHGPGAKEKETILCSSDKTEMSRHHYSLYMHNCRLIFLLRQDPSESETYKPAEFHWKLDQVCDKEWHHYMLNIEVPTVTLFVDGVSFDPFLVTEDYPLHASKIETQLTIGACWQGGSAQMSQYFRGNLAGLMIRSGKLEKKRVIDCLYTCKEGLDVELPEEVGTTVKVQFNPSQSSLTLEGDNIESFEKVMQHVSYVNSRQFPTPGIRRLRISTTVKCLNEGSCVSVPDVEGYVMVLQPEEPKISLSGIDHFARGAPEFESPEGVTLFPELRIVSTITREVEAEGESEDDPTVQESVVSEEIMHNLDTCEVTAVGEELDGEHESLEVDLAQIQQHGLEMSFSNMGLIITGVNTMPNYEEVLHLIRYRNWHTEALFDRKFKLVCSELNGRYISNTFKVEVNVIHTANPMEHANNAMMQPQFISPVHHGSMDLSGHTLANSHQASVVPSAATIVIVVCVSFLVFVIILGVFRIRSAHQRTVRDQENGKESEMDWDDSALTITVNPMETYEDQHSSEEEEEEESEDGEEEDDITSAESESSEDEEGGEPEDQQAASRQQQLEWDDSTLTY; encoded by the exons AGAGTTTTGAAGTGACCTTCACCAACGAAG GTGAGATTTGTGGCTTCAGGATTCACGGGCAGAACGTCCCGTTCGAGGCGGTGGTGTTGGACAAGTCCACGGGGGAGGGAGTGATTCGGGCCAAGGAGAAGCTGGACTGTGAGCTGCAGAAGGAGCACACCTTCACCATCCAGGCCTATGACTGTGGAGAGGGTCCTGATGGAGAGAACATGAAGAAGTCCCACAA GGCCACAGTCCACGTCCAGGTGAACGACGTGAACGAGTACTCGCCCGTGTTCAAGGAGAAGTCGTACAAAGCCACGGTGATCGAGGGCAAGACCTACGACAGCATCCTGCGAGTGGAGGCCGTGGATGCAGACTGCTCCTTCCAGTTCAGCCAGATCTGCAGCTACGAGATCGTCACCCCCGACGTGCCCTTCACCGTCGACAAGGAAG GCTTCATCAAGAACACTGAGAATCTGAACTACAGTAAAGAGCGAATGTACAAGCTGTCGGTGACGGCCTACGACTGCGGAAAGAACCGGGCCTCCGAGGACGTGCTGGTGAAGGTCGACATCAAGCCCACCTGTAAACCCGGCTGGCAAG GATGGAGCAAGAGGGTGGAATATGAGCCTGGAACAGGAAGTCTGTCActgtttcccagcatgcacctggaGACCTGTGAGGAGCCGATCACCTCAATCCAAGCCAATATTGAACTGGAGACCAGCCACATTGGAAAGGGCTGTGATCGAGAGACTTACTCTGAGAAGTCCCTGCACATGCTCTGTG GTGCGAGCTCTGGAACCGTGGAGCTCCTTCCCGCCCCCAGCAGCTCAGCCAATTGGACGCTGGGCCTGCCCACGGACAACGGCCACGACAGCGACCAGGTCTACGAGTTCAACGGCACCCAGGCCATCAAGGTCCCCGAGGGGGTGGTGAGCACCAGCCTTAAGGAGCCCTTCACCGTCTCCGTGTGGATGAGGCACGGTCCAGGCGCCAAGGAGAAGGAGACCATCCTCTGCAGCTCCGACAAAACAG AGATGAGCCGACATCACTACTCGCTCTACATGCACAACTGCCGACTGATATTCCTCCTGCGCCAGGACCCGTCCGAGTCTGAGACCTACAAACCAGCCGAGTTCCACTGGAAACTGGACCAG GTTTGTGACAAAGAGTGGCATCACTATATGCTGAACATCGAGGTCCCCACCGTGACACTGTTTGTTGATGGTGTCTCTTTCGACCCCTTCCTGGTCACAGAGGACTACCCCCTACATGCCTCCAAAATTGAGACACAGCTTACCATTGGTGCATGCTGGCAAG GGGGCAGCGCTCAGATGTCTCAGTATTTCCGGGGGAACTTGGCTGGCCTGATGATCAGGTCTGGAAAGCTGGAGAAGAAGAGGGTGATTGACTGCTTGTACACCTGTAAGGAAGGCCTGGACGTGGAGCTCCCAGAGGAAGTGGGCACCACCGTCAAG GTGCAGTTTAACCCCAGCCAGTCATCTCTGACCCTGGAGGGGGATAACATCGAGAGCTTTGAGAAAGTAATGCAGCACGTCTCCTACGTCAACTCCAGACAGTTCCCCACGCCCGGCATCCGCCGCCTCCGCATCTCCACTACTGTCAA GTGTTTGAATGAGGGCTCGTGTGTCTCGGTGCCAGACGTGGAGGGGTACGTGATGGTCCTGCAGCCCGAGGAGCCGAAGATCAGCCTGAGCGGCATCGACCACTTCGCCCGGGGCGCGCCCGAGTTCGAGAGCCCCGAGGGCGTGACCCTGTTCCCTGAGCTGCGCATCGTCAGCACCATCACCCGCGAGGTGGAGGCCGAGGGGGAGAGCGAGGACGACCCCACAG TGCAAGAGTCAGTGGTGTCAGAGGAGATCATGCACAACCTGGACACGTGCGAGGTGACGGCGGTGGGGGAGGAGCTGGACGGCGAACACGAGAGCCTGGAGGTGGACCTGGCACAGATCCAGCAGCACGGGCTGGAGATGAGCTTCTCAAACATGGGCCTCATCATCACAG GTGTCAACACAATGCCCAACTATGAGGAAGTTCTGCATCTCATCCGCTACAGGAACTGGCACACCGAGGCCCTCTTTGACAGGAAGTTCAAGCTGGTGTGCTCCGAGCTCAATGGCCGTTACATCAGCAACACTTTCAAGGTTGAG GTCAATGTGATCCACACTGCCAACCCCATGGAACACGCCAACAATGCCATGATGCAGCCACAGTTCATCAGTCCCGTTCACCACGGCTCCATGGACCTGTCGGGACACACCCTGGCCAATTCTCACCAGGCCTCAG TGGTTCCCAGCGCTGCCACCATCGTCATCGTGGTGTGTGTCAGCTTCCTGGTGTTCGTGATCATCCTGGGCGTGTTCAGGATCCGCTCTGCCCACCAGCGCACGGTGAGGGACCAGGAGAACGGCAAGGAGAGCGAGATGGACTGGGACGACTCTGCCCTCACCATCACCGTCAACCCCATGGAG ACATATGAGGATCAGCAcagcagtgaggaagaggaggaggaagagagcgagGACGGCGAGGAGGAGGATGACATCACCAGCGCAGAGTCGGAGAGCAGCGAGGATGAGGAGGGTGGGGAGCCAGAGGACCAGCAGGCCGCAAGCAGACAGCAACAGCTGGAGTGGGACGACTCGACACTCACCTACTGA